One genomic window of Papaver somniferum cultivar HN1 unplaced genomic scaffold, ASM357369v1 unplaced-scaffold_150, whole genome shotgun sequence includes the following:
- the LOC113335923 gene encoding serine/threonine-protein phosphatase 2A activator-like codes for MEPPVSPSATLKTPDDDQSSQTPPPPSPPLQSTTTIHQCLPHSTTTSTTATCCNCGGPAEIPPPQPVWSEISPPPNYRPIRAPALNLPPNYSQQAIIDTPVPKSEKVSVISLPHKFKSPSKKIRVQDDMKSFIKSDSANNFIGFIVSLSESIRGKKLSEPCHESETLSSICSVMDTLVSWVDEIPPIQQAGRYGNFSYRDWYDRLLADSESLMLKFLPEDVKSSTKEIVPYFTDSFGNSARLDYGTGHETNFAAWLYCLARMGVIKEEDYQAVVSRVFIKYLSVTRKLQTVYNLEPAGSHGVWGLDDYHFLPFIFGSSQLINHKYMKPKSIHNQDILDNFAKEYLYISCIAFVKEMKKGVFAEHSPLLDDISGVPNWGKVNGGLLKMYKAEIMESIPIMQHFLFGSLLEW; via the coding sequence ATGGAACCACCAGTATCCCCTTCCGCCACCCTAAAAACCCCCGACGACGATCAATCAAGCCAAAccccgccaccaccatctccaccgctacaatcaacaacaacaatccaTCAATGCCTTCCacattccaccaccacctccacaacCGCAACATGTTGTAACTGCGGTGGTCCAGCTGAAATCCCACCACCACAACCAGTATGGTCAGAAATTTCACCGCCCCCAAATTACAGACCGATTCGTGCTCCAGCTCTCAATCTCCCACCAAACTACTCACAACAAGCTATCATCGACACTccagttcccaaatcagaaaaagtCTCAGTAATTTCACTTCCTCATAAATTCAAATCCCCATCTAAGAAGATTCGTGTACAAGATGATATGAAATCTTTCATCAAATCCGATTCTGCAAACAACTTCATCGGATTCATCGTTTCATTAAGTGAATCAATCCGTGGGAAGAAATTATCAGAACCGTGTCATGAATCGGAAACCCTAAGCTCAATCTGTTCTGTAATGGATACTCTTGTGAGTTGGGTTGATGAGATTCCACCTATTCAACAAGCTGGAAGGTATGGGAATTTTTCTTATAGAGATTGGTATGATAGATTGCTTGCTGATTCTGAGAGTTTGATGTTGAAATTTTTACCTGAAGATGTTAAATCCAGTACTAAAGAGATTGTTCCATACTTTACTGATTCATTTGGCAATTCTGCTAGACTTGATTATGGTACTGGTCATGAGACTAATTTTGCTGCTTGGTTGTATTGTTTAGCTAGAATGGGAGTAATTAAGGAAGAGGATTATCAAGCTGTTGTTTCTAGAGTTTTTATTAAGTATCTTAGTGTGACGAGGAAATTACAAACTGTTTATAATCTTGAACCGGCGGGATCGCATGGGGTATGGGGTCTTGATGATTATCATTTTCTTCCGTTTATATTTGGTTCGTCGCAGTTGATTAATCATAAGTATATGAAGCCGAAGTCGATTCATAATCAGGATATATTGGATAATTTTGCCAAGGAGTATCTTTATATTTCGTGTATTGcgtttgtgaaggaaatgaagaagGGAGTATTTGCTGAGCATTCGCCTTTGTTGGATGATATTAGTGGTGTGCCTAATTGGGGTAAGGTGAATGGTGGGTTGCTTAAAATGTACAAGGCTGAGATAATGGAGAGTATCCCAATTATGCAGCATTTTCTATTCGGTTCGCTACTTGAATGGTAA
- the LOC113335924 gene encoding protein EXORDIUM-like 2, which yields MASSTSFYCSALILSVVLLVANPSMATTRKLSALVEQDPLLLKYHKGELLKGNLIVNLIWYGKFTPTQRSILIDFVQSLSPSRTLISPSVSSWWKTTEKYKTGSSKIVLGKQIIDEKYRFGKSLKNVHIVYLASQLKMQNSINVVFTAKDVTVEGFCMSKCGSHGSASIGKTKDSKKFAYIWVGNPETQCAGQCAWPFHQPIYGPQSPPLVSPNADVGVDGMVINLATVLAGTVTNPFKNGFFQGPATAPLEAVSACTGIFGKGAYPGYAGDVLTDKVTGASFNARGINGRKYLLPAMWDPKTSTCLTLV from the coding sequence ATGGCTTCCTCAACATCCTTTTACTGTTCTGCTCTCATACTTTCAGTTGTATTACTAGTAGCAAACCCATCAATGGCAACAACAAGAAAACTATCAGCTCTAGTAGAACAAGACCCACTTCTTCTGAAATACCACAAAGGAGAACTACTCAAAGGAAATCTAATTGTGAATCTCATCTGGTATGGTAAATTCACACCAACCCAGCGTTCGATACTTATTGATTTCGTTCAATCATTAAGTCCATCAAGAACTTTAATCTCTCCTTCGGTTTCATCATGGTGGAAAACAACTGAGAAATACAAAACCGGTTCATCAAAAATCGTATTGGGTAAACAAATCATCGATGAGAAATACCGGTTTGGTAAATCACTGAAGAATGTTCATATCGTTTACTTAGCTTCTCAACTGAAGATGCAGAACTCGATTAATGTTGTTTTTACTGCCAAAGATGTTACTGTTGAAGGTTTCTGTATGAGTAAATGCGGTTCTCATGGTTCAGCAAGTATTGGTAAAACCAAAGATAGTAAGAAATTTGCTTATATATGGGTGGGTAACCCGGAAACTCAGTGTGCGGGTCAATGTGCTTGGCCATTTCATCAACCGATTTATGGTCCGCAATCACCACCTTTAGTTTCACCTAATGCTGATGTTGGAGTTGATGGAATGGTTATCAATTTAGCTACTGTTTTAGCTGGTACCGTGACGAATCCGTTTAAGAATGGGTTTTTTCAAGGTCCGGCAACTGCTCCACTTGAAGCTGTTTCAGCTTGTACTGGGATTTTCGGAAAAGGTGCTTATCCGGGTTATGCAGGTGATGTGTTGACGGATAAAGTTACCGGTGCTAGTTTTAATGCTCGTGGTATAAATGGCCGGAAATATTTGCTTCCTGCTATGTGGGATCCTAAAACTTCTACTTGTTTAACACTTGTTTGA